The window AAAGAAATGGTCCTTTTGAGAAGCATGAGTGGCTGTGAATATAAATTGGGATCAGAGTTCAGTGACCTCGAAAACCTTCACAACTAGATTACTAACCATGCTAGTGTGCTGGGAGTAGCCAAGGATGTCTGGACATGGAGCAGATGTTAGAGCCTTGACTCCACCTCTTGCTTACGTCACTCACCACTACTTAGGGAGCACTGCTGTGCTTATCCATTTCTGTAATTACTTACTTGTTTGCTCAGATCGTCTCAGCTTAGGACATTTTCTTGGATGCATTTTGAAGGTAGTTAAACTGAccttcagggttttttttctccccagaaaACACTGCGAGCCATGCTGGTGTATACACCGTGCCACAGTTTGGCAGAAAGAATCAGACTTCAGAGACTTCTCCGGCCAGTTGTGGACACCATCCTAGTCAAGTGTGCCGACGCCAATAGGTAAAGGCCTCACTTTGAGATACCCGGGCCATACCTCACACCTCAGGTTGATACGTCTGTGCTAGTGAATCTTCGACTGTTAGCACGTCCTAATGTGAGATCTGAAATTAAAGCACGGCTTAGAGCTCGTAAGGACTAGGGAAGGAAACCCCAGTGGCAAGTAAAAGCCAGGCTAGCAAAGTGCATGGAGCTGCTGCACATCTGATGGATTGTGATTGTAGGGTTCTAAGCTGGAGTCCAGTCGACAAGAACACTGACTGGCATACAGAACCGTAAGGAGTAAACGGACTGTAGAGAACATGTAACATACCTGCCTCTGCCGCAGGTGGATTAGAAGAGAGTCCTGATCCATTATGTGATGGAACTTTACTGTAATTATGAGAGTTCTTAACTGTTTTTAAGTTCCATGTCTTCCCATAATAGTCTTCAAAACTGACAGTGAACGGTGGTGACGGTAGATGTGAGCGCAGGCCGTGCCTCGTTTAGACCAGTGGACAGAAAAGCTCGCTTTCAGTTAATAAGCCGTGAGAGGTACCTTGGCAGTTCCCATCTCCTGGTTGGCCAGAGCCCCTCCACCTCCCTCGTTCTGCGGCTGCTGCTGCTCAGTGCAGAGTGTCCTCCTCACTCTGGTATTCCTCTCTCCATGTCAGGAGTTAGTTTTGTAGGGAGTGTGTCAGTGTGCAGGGCACATCTTCTTTTCGGCATGAGGATGGGTTTAGATGGCAAGTAGCGAGCAGCCCTCTTTCTGGAGCTCTGCAGTTGGGCTGTTGATCCGAGGTTGTTGGTAGAACGATTGCAAACATCGGGAGTGCGGTAGAGAGATTGCATGGTCCTTGCTGCTCACCATTGAGTTGTTGCTCTTCTTTCTCGGCAGCCGCACGAGTCAGCTGTCCATATCAACGCTGCTGGAGCTGTGCAAGGGCCAAGCAGGAGAGTTGGCAGTTGGTAGAGAAATACTTAAAGCTGGTAATAACttctaatttaaaattaatgGAGCACGTTTATTGTTTCCCTTGACCTAAGATTTCTCAAGGGACTGTTATAAAATCCTGGAGTAATTTTATAAATTGATTCATTCAGCTGTTTTAAAAATAGGAGTTAATTTAAGAGAAGTCCTTAAGACTAGCAACCTAGAGCGTTTTTATGGGCCTTCCCACCATCTGATCgtgttttgttttagaattttgtGACCCTGTTTCTCCGCCGTTTGTTTTTACTTCCGTAGGATCCATTGGTATTGGTGGTGTTGATTATGTCTTAAGTTGTATTCTTGGAAACCAGGCTGAATCAAGCAGCTGGCAGGAACTCCTGGGCCGCCTGTGTCTCATAGACAGACTGCTGTTGGAATTTCCTGCTGAATTTTATCCTCATATCGTCAGTACTGACGTCTCCCAAGCTGAGCCTGTTGAAATCAGGTAATTTCTCTTGTGAAAATCAGTACCCCCCTTTTCCTGCTTGCTCACATGTCCCCAAGTTGCGAACTAGCACCTTAGTACTTGATTTTAGAAACCtgaagaggccgggcggtggtggcgcacgcctttaatcccagcactcgggaggcagagccaggcggatctctgtgagttcgaggccagcctgggctaccaagtgagtcccaggaaaggcgcaaagctacacagagaaaccctgtctcggaaaaaaaaaaaaaaaaaaaaaaaaaagaaacctgaagAGCAGGCTACTTTTAGTTAAACATTTACAAATTCTTCGTGCAAAGATTGTTTTTGTGTACAAGGGCAGGTATaaattgccatttttaaaatggcCATATTTTTTCGATGGTTTGAACTTGTCTGCCAGTTGaaggtgttttgctttgttttccttccAGGTATAAGAAGCTGCTGTCCCTCCTGACCTTCACTTTGCAGTCCATCGATAATTCCCACTCAATGGTTGGCAAGCTCTCTCGAAGGATCTATCTGAGTTCTGCAAGAATGGTGACGTCGGTGCCCGCTGTGTTTTCCAAGCTGGTGACAATGCTGACCGCTTCCGGTTCCACGCACTTCACCAGGATGCGCCGGCGTTTGTTGGCGATTGCAGATGAGGTAGAAATCGCTGAGGTCATCCAGATGGGTGTGGAAGACACTTTGGATGGGCAACAGGACAGCTTCTTGCAGCCCTTGGGCCCGACCAGCTCTCCTGAGAACAGTTCCCTCGAGCACACAGTCCACTTAGAGAAAACTGGAAAAGGGTTATGTGCTACGAGACTGAGTGCCAGTTCAGAGGACGTTTCTGACAGACTGGCTGGCATTTCCGTAGGACTTCCTAGTTCAACAGCAACAGAACAGCCAAAGCCAACGGTTCACACAAAAGGCAGACCCCACAGTCAGTGTTTGAACTCCTCTCCCTTGTCTCCTTCCCAGATGTTTCCAGCGGTGTCAACCCCTTGTTCCTCTGCCCCATCTGTCCCAGCTGGCTCTGTAACAGATGTTTCTAAGCATAGACCTCAGGCATTTGTTCCCTGCAAAATACCTTCCGCATCTCCTCAAACACAGCGCAAGTTTTCTCTACAATTCCAGAGGAACTGCTCTGAGACCAGGGACTCAGATAAACTCTCCCCAGTCTTTACTCAGTCAAGACCCCCACCCTCCAGCAACATACACAGGCCAAAGCCATCTCGACCCATCCCAGGTAGTACAAGCAGACTGGGGGATGCCTCCAAAAAAAGCATGACACTCGATCTGAACGCTGCTTCCAAATGTGACGACAGCTTCGGCCGCAGCAGCAGTAGTGGTAACGCCGTTATACCCAGCGACGAGACAGTCTTCACCCCAGTGGAGGACAAGTGCAGATTGGATGTCAACACGGAGCTCAACTCCAGTATCGAGGACCTTCTGGAAGCATCGATGCCTTCAAGTGACACAACGGTCACTTTTAAGTCGGAAGTTGCGGTCCTCTCTCCTGAAAAGGCTGAAAATGATGATACATACAAAGATGACGTCAGTCACAATCAGAAGTGCAAAGAAAAGATGgaagctgaggaagaggaagcttTAGCAATTGCCATGGCAATGTCAGCATCTCAAGATGCCCTCCCCGTAGTTCCTCAGCTACAGGTGGAAAATGGAGAAGACATTATCATCATCCAGCAGGACGTGAGTACAGTCTTCAAACGTTTACAGTCTCCTTGGGGCGTGCGAAGATCTAGGAGAAATGCTGCTTTTGATAACTGTGAGGGTTTTCCATGTATAACTAAGCATGTAGTAATAATTTTGAGTCATTACTATAGCAGTACTCGCCTATTTCAGAGATACTTCTGGCTGATTCTGAAATGGTTCTGAAATGATTCTCACTTACACATGTGATACTCTTGTTAACATTGTCCTTTCAGAGGTCAAATTCATAGGTGGTTTGGGAATTACAGTAGCATTTTCTCAGACTAATTGTACAAGATCCTGCTCTTTTAACAGAACGATTGCTTTTATTTAATATGCAGACACCAGAGACTCTACCGGGACATACCAAAGCAAAGCAGCCTTACAGAGAAGACACTGAATGGCTGAAAGGTCAGCAGATAGGCCTCGGAGCATTTTCTTCTTGTTACCAAGCACAAGATGTGGGGACTGGAACCTTAATGGCTGTTAAACAGGTTGGTATCGGGAGTCCAGAGTGAAACTGTTCAAACTGAAATGAAGCGTGTGCAGCTAGAGAGACAAAGGATGGGGTGCTGGTGTCTTTGCGCTTCAGTGTCAGagttgtgtttggtttggttttggagacagggtctcactgtgtagcccaggctggcctcaagcttgggaccttcttgcctccacttccctaaTGTCTCGATTACAGgattgtgccaccacacttgatgGTTTTGCAAAGCTTCAGACTCAAAGTAGGTGTTACCAAAAGCAGCACCAACATGAATTCTGCTATGAAAAGTTGAAGCTGGTCATTGTGAGATCCAGTATCAAGATGGCCGGAGAAATGCTTTGTCATTTCTGCGCCTCTCCACCTGTGCCAGTTGGAGATCTCTCAGTCTGTGTTCTGTCCTTCTGTCATGAGCACACTTACAAATGCATGCAATGAGCATGTATGCATAATACATagagtgagcacacacacatgcaaaaataatgACTTCATTCAAAGTCACACTGTTTGTTCCTCTGTAATCGGCTGTTCTCGTTTTTACTGTTTTTATACAGTTCCAGTCTTGGCTCCAGCACCCTCCccttttatcatttttctgattttctaGTTTATTAAGCTATATTCTTACTGTCTAAAGTTACCTGACTTGTGTTCCCTGTTGATCTGTTGGTTTTATGTAAAGAATACTGCATCCATGAGGTTTTATGTAAAGAATGCTGCATCCATGAGGGTAGATGTAAAGAATGCTGCATCCATGAGGGTAGATGTAAAGAATACTGCATCCATGAGGGTAGATGTAAAGAATGCTGCATCCATGAGGTTTTATGTAAAGAATGCTGCATCCATGAGGGTAGATGTAAAGAATACTGCATCCATGAGGTTTTATGTAAAGAATGCTGCATCCATGAGGTTTTATGTAAAGAATGCTGCATCCATGAGGGTAGATGTAAAGAATACTGCATCCATGAGGGTAGATGTAAAGAATACTGCATCCATGAGGGTAGATGTAAAGAATACTGCATCCATGAGGGTAGATGTAAAGAATACTGCATCCATGAGGTTTTATGTAAAGAATACTGCATCCATGAGGGTAGATGGCTAAATGCCATTTGCTGTCAGTGTTTCAGATAATTTGGGTTTGTCTAGTTTAGGTCGGGTTGTTTGGAACACAGAGAACATCAAAACTCAAAATCTTGTCAACGTGTTTATTAAAACAGGTGACGTACATCAGAAACACGTCTTCTGAGCAGGAAGAAGTGGTGGAAGCATTAAGGGAGGAGATAAGAATGATGAGCCATCTGAACCATCCGAACATCATCAGGATGTTGGGTGCCACGTGTGAGAAGAGCAATTACAACCTCTTCATTGAGTGGATGGCGGGTACGTGCACGGTGTAAAGCATGCATAAGTGCACAGACTTAACTTTCTTCTAGTTAAGGGCGATTTACTGaatacttcatttaaaaataaatacctttGGGTCTCTAAAAACAAATCATTCCTGATATACAAGTATACACAAACAAATagtctatattttaaatatagtaaacagtaaagtttTTCCatcttgatgttttcttttgttgtactTGGAATTGagcccagagccttgtacatgctaggcaagcacgtTACCACTGAGTGACAGTCCCCAACCCAGCAACCGTTCTCAAGAGTGATTTCGTGGCTTGGGATataagactctttttttttttttttttcccaaacctGGATTGTATAAATTCTGTATTCTTCTGGATCGTCTTCACTAATTGTATATATGTAAGAAATGTTTCTAACAACCTAAAAGTTGAGCAGGGCATGTGCCTGCAGTCAgagcactcaagagactgaggcagcaggatgGTCTGTTCAAGCCCAGCCCGTTCTCTAATAGgggagaatctgtctcaaaaagaactaACTAAGCAACTAACTGGCCAAACTACATAAATTAATATATCATTTGAAAACCTTCCTGCAGATGAAACAGCACTGAGACATAAAGTTACACCTCGTCCTCTTGAACATAGACTGAATTTACTTCTCTAATATGTATAACAGCGACTCAGGGATGTGACGACTAGGTTATTTAGCCAATTGTTTAAGTTCTTGTGTGATTTGAGTGCATTTTtagttcatgtttgtgtgtgcttactagcgtggatgtgtgcacatgtgtgcatatggatgttacctctgtctctctccgctttggtttttgagacagggtctctctgaaccTGACGCTCATTTGGGCTAAGCTGGGTGGCCCATAGCGAGgctacagacacacaccaccgtGCTCGGCttcttaatgtgggttctggggattgaactcaggtctccatacACGCATGACAGGCACTCTACCtactgaactgtctccccagtGACACCCAGGAGTTCTCCAGTCCCTTACATGTTTTCATGGGGACATACAGAACAGATAGGTTGGCTCTCACAAGTACTTGTAAGTGAGGTTCATGAGACTCTGACTTGGGTACATGTATTTGGTGCCTGAGTACCTTCTTGCTCCTCCCCTGCTCTTTATCTTCTGCTAAATAACACATcagtgttgtttccttgattctgGAATAGTGTGTACACTCTGATTGAGAAAAGAAAGGCCTAGACTCTACATTGCACAATTAGTTCAATCTAAAATGTATAACTTTTAGTGCTTTCTGAAATCTTGGCCCTGTAGTAAGCTGGTTTCATGAGGGTTCTGTAAAAAATGTTTCCTAATTTACAGTTTGAGGTATATAGGAAATCAACTTTACTTCTGATATGCTATGAGTTCAACATTTCCTATGAGCTCATATAGTGTAAGTTTAAGAAACTAGAGTGTGATAAACAAGTGTAGTTCTGGCCAGGTTCACAACAGCTGTGTTGGTCTTTCAGGAGGGTCTGTGGCTCATCTCTTGAGTAAATATGGAGCTTTTAAGGAGTCAGTGGTCATTAACTATACTGAGCAGTTACTCCGCGGCCTTTCATATCTCCATGAAAACCAGATCATTCACAGAGATGTCAAAGGTAAGAACCCTAATACTTTCTAGTGACAAGAAAGCAAGTGTAACTTTTAACCTTGACCTTTGATGATTTCTAACACAAGTTTGGTATTAAATAACCCTATGAATATTAGAACTAAAAGGACCCTTAAGTGTCTTCAgtccgccaggcagtggtggcatactcctttaataccagcactcaagaggcagaggcaggcagatctctgtgagttcaagaccagcctggtctacagagcatgttctaggacagccaaagctgttacacagagaaactctgtctcaaaaaacaaaacaaagtcttcAGTCCACCTTTCCAGTTGTGTAGGACAGTGTGTTCAATACAAGAAAGGGTGTGACTTGACAGGAAGTGTAGAACCGAGGTCTCTGATCCCCTGTCGTGGCATTATGATGTTTTCCCAGGAGATCCCTGCTCTTGGTTTTTCTGAGATAATTGGCGTATCATAAACTTAAGAAAatcatagccaggcagtggtggtgcatgcctttaatcccagaacttgggaggcagagacaggcagatctctgtgagttcgaggccagcctggtctacagagcaagttcctggatAGCCAGTGcagtcacacagagaaatcctggaggggatgggggagagggacAGACAGTCCTGTCAGATCTTGCAGTTTAGATTATATCTATTAAAGGCAACTTGGGTTTTCTGTTATGAATCTCTTCAGTATTTGACAATATATTGAAGTGCTGTTGGGATACTAACTTTAATTAAACTGTGATTATGAAATAAGCATATAATTTGAATTGGCCTATGTTAGTATGTGTCAACAAGactgttttaaaatgtaaattgtaCCAAAATTTGAATTCTGGATAGATTTTGCTGAAGTCATCATTTTAAAGGTTTTGAATCCCCACTTGAAAGGGTCTTTAAGTGTATTCCTTTATCTCCATGGGCCTTAGGACTCTGACCTTCAGAAATTTCCTTCTGAGGCTTTGCATTACATCTACCCTAGAGACCCTAGTGTGCCTTCAGCAGAAATGGAAGACAGGAGCAGCTTTCTCTGAGGCTGTGACTGTACCCACATGGTTTAGTTCATTAGGGGAACTTCATGAGGCTCTCGACATGTCCTTACGTGATTCTAACATGCCAGGTCATTTGCTGTCTCTGTTGACAGGTGCCAATCTGCTCATTGACAGCACAGGGCAGAGGCTGAGAATTGCAGATTTTGGAGCTGCCGCCAGGTTGGCCTCGAAAGGAACCGGTGCAGGAGAGTTTCAGGGACAGTTACTGGGGACAATTGCGTTTATGGCACCAGAGGTGAGAAGTGGCTTTGAGTGTAATGAATCACTGTGCCAGGTTCTTTCACAGTAAGAGCCAGAACGCACTTCCTCATTGCAAATCCACGACCTAGAAGTTGGTTTTTAGTAGTACCTTGCAGTTTAGACCCTTCCTCTCAGCCTTCCCTTTTTTGTCTTAAGATTACTAACAATAAATTTTCATAGATTTCCTTAAAGGCTACTTCAGCGCAATTAACACAAActtaacagaaagcaaatttAACACAAATGGTGGGGTTAGTTTGTAATACTTGCTttatagtaaaacaaaaatgCATGTAGTGGAAATAAGCAGACGTTACCTTTCCTTTCTGTCGATGTCGTAACACAGTACGCACTTGTGAATGTGGCTCTCCTGAGCTCACAGCCCTCCGTGCTCAGTGTAGTGATGACTTGTTCCCTGCCCCAttgtggagggggaggggctgcttTAGAAGCCTGTGATAAAGGAGCTTTCAAGTAGTTCCTGTAACTGCTGTGTGTACCACTGTTTACTCTGAACTCCTATATAAAACATAGATCTCTCTTTGAAGTAAGTCCCATGTCCAAATGAACTGCCTGTTTTAGGTACTGAGAGGTCAGCAGTACGGCAGGAGCTGTGACGTCTGGAGCGTTGGCTGTGCTATTATAGAAATGGCTTGTGCAAAACCGCCTTGGAATGCCGAAAAACACTCCAATCATCTCGCTTTGATATTTAAGGTAATTCTGACAATTTTTTGTACTAAAATTGAGAAAAGTCAAATTCTCCTGAGCTGTCCCTACCAATGGTCGCTCGTTTGTGTATTTTATGTTAAGTGTGTGGGTATtttcctgcacatatgtctgtgcaacacatgcatgtctggtgcctgcaggggccagaagagggagtcacagcccctggaactggagtgacacaTGGTACTGGCCCCCAACCtccaattttaaaaagatacttaGTACTTTTTTATATGGATTATGTATGCAGGTGTTTGTACGTGCATGCCGTGACATGTGCAGAGATAAGAGGACAACCTGAGGAGTTGGTCCTCGTTCTCcatcttgtttgaggcagggttcctTTGTTGGCCACAGCACTGCATATTCCAGGATTTCTGGCCTCTGAACTTCCAGGAGATTCTCTGCCTCTAATCCCACTGTAGGAGTACTAGACTTACAGATAAGCATCCTCATACCtggtttttacatgggttctggggatccaaacgcaggccatcaggcttgcttAGCAAGCGTTTTCTCCCAGTGAGCCAGCTCccccaattttgttttgtttggggtggaggagggtggtaagatatggcctctgtgtagtcc is drawn from Peromyscus eremicus chromosome 11, PerEre_H2_v1, whole genome shotgun sequence and contains these coding sequences:
- the Map3k1 gene encoding mitogen-activated protein kinase kinase kinase 1; the encoded protein is MAAAAAGDRASSSGFPGAAAAAAAAAASPEAGGGSGSGGGGGGGGGSGGALQGSGAPAAGAGLLRETGSAGRERADWRRRQLRKVRSVELDQLPEPPLFLAASPPCPSTSPSPEPADAAAGTGGFQPAAGSSPPGAAASRCGAHPAELAAARDSGARSPAGTEPPAAAAPSGREMETKETLKGLHKMDDRPEERMIREKLKATCMPAWKHEWLERRSRRGPVVVKPIPIKGDGSGGSNLAVEPPGEGQVSSASPAPKGRRSPSPGSSPAGRSAKPESPGVRRKRVSPVPFQSGRITPPRRAPSPDGFSPYSPEETNRRVNKVMRARLYLLQQIGPNSFLIGGDSPDNKYRVFIGPQNCSCGRGTFCIHLLFVMLRVFQLEPSDPMLWRKTLKNFEVESLFQKYHSRRSSRIKAPSRNTIQKFVSRMSNSHTLSSSSTSPSSSENSIKDEEEQMCPICLLGMLDEESLTVCEDGCRNKLHHHCMSIWAEECRRNREPLICPLCRSKWRSHDFYSHELSSPVDPPASLRAVPQPVSPQQPVPGSQRRTQESNFNLTHYGTQQIPPAYKDLAEPWIQVFGMELVGCLFSRNWNVREMALRRLSHDVSGALLLANGESTGNSGSGSGGSLSGGAASGSAQTSISGDVVEACCSVLSIVCADPVYKVYVAALKTLRAMLVYTPCHSLAERIRLQRLLRPVVDTILVKCADANSRTSQLSISTLLELCKGQAGELAVGREILKAGSIGIGGVDYVLSCILGNQAESSSWQELLGRLCLIDRLLLEFPAEFYPHIVSTDVSQAEPVEIRYKKLLSLLTFTLQSIDNSHSMVGKLSRRIYLSSARMVTSVPAVFSKLVTMLTASGSTHFTRMRRRLLAIADEVEIAEVIQMGVEDTLDGQQDSFLQPLGPTSSPENSSLEHTVHLEKTGKGLCATRLSASSEDVSDRLAGISVGLPSSTATEQPKPTVHTKGRPHSQCLNSSPLSPSQMFPAVSTPCSSAPSVPAGSVTDVSKHRPQAFVPCKIPSASPQTQRKFSLQFQRNCSETRDSDKLSPVFTQSRPPPSSNIHRPKPSRPIPGSTSRLGDASKKSMTLDLNAASKCDDSFGRSSSSGNAVIPSDETVFTPVEDKCRLDVNTELNSSIEDLLEASMPSSDTTVTFKSEVAVLSPEKAENDDTYKDDVSHNQKCKEKMEAEEEEALAIAMAMSASQDALPVVPQLQVENGEDIIIIQQDTPETLPGHTKAKQPYREDTEWLKGQQIGLGAFSSCYQAQDVGTGTLMAVKQVTYIRNTSSEQEEVVEALREEIRMMSHLNHPNIIRMLGATCEKSNYNLFIEWMAGGSVAHLLSKYGAFKESVVINYTEQLLRGLSYLHENQIIHRDVKGANLLIDSTGQRLRIADFGAAARLASKGTGAGEFQGQLLGTIAFMAPEVLRGQQYGRSCDVWSVGCAIIEMACAKPPWNAEKHSNHLALIFKIASATTAPSIPSHLSPGLRDVALRCLELQPQDRPPSRELLKHPVFRTTW